From one Oncorhynchus keta strain PuntledgeMale-10-30-2019 chromosome 30, Oket_V2, whole genome shotgun sequence genomic stretch:
- the LOC118363270 gene encoding protein RD3-like, whose protein sequence is MFPWSAVFSLEPKVPGQRTAEELVTNTLMLELGAMVKHTERIRLERVTQEGRRRRSSSSADYRWLATAPTHQPYELTPRDLIELQDLCARVPPSQCGPVIVRFRNLVTKTEPEVYEVARLFRTVLHDCVEGEEENEEMRMRSAGWDKQRSKSLSFVTFRSKLRPAPFRGGGLGGSRGNLQEESSWYEEEEQEGAANVARAARKGRSMSMPDITPIEQSALG, encoded by the exons ATGTTCCCCTGGTCAGCAGTGTTTTCTCTGGAGCCGAAGGTGCCTGGACAGCGTACGGCAGAAGAACTAGTCACCAATACTCTGATGCTGGAGCTGGGTGCCATGGTGAAGCACACCGAACGTATCCGCCTTGAGAGGGTGACACAAGAGGGCCGGCGCCGACGCAGCTCCTCCTCTGCTGATTATAGATGGCTGGCCACTGCCCCCACCCACCAACCCTACGAGCTGACCCCCCGAGATCTGATAGAACTGCAGGACCTGTGTGCCAGGGTGCCACCATCTCAGTGTGGCCCTGTCATTGTCAG GTTCAGGAATCTGGTGACAAAGACCGAGCCGGAAGTTTACGAGGTGGCTCGTCTGTTCCGCACGGTTCTACATGACTgtgtggagggagaagaggagaacgaGGAGATGAGGATGAGGTCAGCCGGCTGGGACAAACAACGCAGCAAGAGCCTCTCCTTTGTAACCTTCCGCTCCAAGTTACGCCCCGCACCCTTCAGGGGCGGGGGCCTGGGCGGGTCGCGCGGCAACCTGCAGGAGGAGTCAAGCTGGTacgaggaagaggagcaggagggAGCAGCGAATGTGGCGAGAGCGGCCAGGAAGGGGAGGAGCATGAGCATGCCTGATATCACCCCCATCGAACAGAGTGCACTTGGCTGA
- the LOC118363935 gene encoding protein starmaker-like, with amino-acid sequence MFECVTSLSTSFLHDGGIFLSLYQLTLQKQALERDTDALKEKVKWTEGELKKSQKKEAQTQTKLTESLCEREGLNVTLEQNRRRETGLEEEVKKLAEELAEADRCIKELEDQKTVQPTAAPMAPVPFSPAGQSFAPVSQPRHGHTTPRTPSAQTNRPARAEQAREEREERANEGQRAKYPTEREPGEGIDSEHITPFGSTDSDKTKRAGERGKGEERKQENERQDEVESVVDGCIPGKDASTKDKNSLSTQSSLSDTDHSPHLTSSAGSDTDYESETLSSHSKPRAQTTGAEGDLQRENRELRSELQDVKDEARTRLKQLSRKHASQAETSREKERRGELEERAETGG; translated from the exons ATGTTTGAATGTGTTACCTCAT TGAGTACTTCCTTCCTCCATGATGGGGGAATATTCCTGTCTCTCTACCAGCTGACCCTTCAGAAGCAGGCGTTGGAGAGGGATACAGACGCTTTGAAAGAGAAAGTCAAATGGACTGAGGGTGAACTGAAGAAGAGCCAGAAGAAAGAGGCCCAAACACAAACCAAACTAACG GAGTCACTGTGTGAGAGGGAGGGGCTGAATGTAACACTGGagcagaacaggaggagagagacaggactggaggaggaggtgaagaagcTGGCTGAGGAGCTGGCAGAGGCCGACAGATGCATCAAAGAACTAGAAG ACCAGAAGACAGTCCAACCCACTGCTGCTCCAATGGCTCCAGTCCCGTTTAGCCCTGCCGGACAGAGCTTTGCCCCGGTCTCACAACCACGACATGGCCACACCACCCCACGCACACCCTCGGCTCAGACCAACAGACCTGCTAGAGCGGAACAAGCGAgggaggagcgagaggagagagcgaaCGAGGGACAGAGAGCAAAGTACCCCACAGAGCGAGAGCCTGGCGAGGGCATTGACTCGGAGCACATCACTCCGTTTGGATCCACAGACTCTGACAAAACAAAGAGGGCAGGAgaaagggggaaaggggaggagaggaaacaagagAATGAGAGACAAGACGAGGTAGAGTCTGTAGTAGATGGCTGCATCCCTGGAAAGGATGCTTCCACCAAGGACAAAAACTCACTCAGCACACAGAGCTCTCTTTCTGACACAGACCACAGTCCCCACCTCACCAGCTCCGCTGGCTCCGACACAGACTACGAGAGCGAGACCCTGTCCAGCCACTCCAAACCCCGAGCCCAGACCACCGGGGCTGAGGGAGACctacagagggagaacagagagctGCGTTCAGAGCTGCAGGATGTTAAGGATGAGGCCAGGACCAGGCTCAAGCAGCTCAGCCGCAAACACGCCTCCCAGGCTGAGACctccagagagaaggagaggaggggggagttagaggagagagcagagacggGAGGTTGA